The DNA sequence AACGAGGATTGTCAATCGGTCGCGAGTTCGGCGTTTTAGGCATCGACAACTTGCAAATGAGCGAGTATATGTACCCACCACTTACGAGCATTGCCCCGCCAAAACGGGAGATTGCCGAAGCAGTGCTTCGCCTGTTAATCGAGCAAATGACCGACAAGGCATACGTCGCCCAGCAGATCGTGATCACACCTTATCTCGTTGAACGACAGTCACTTTAGTTGAGCCAGTCACTCTAGTTTAACGTCAGTGACTGTCGTTGGGCGCCAGTCGCTGCAGTCAAACGATAGTCGCTGTAATTGAACCCGTCACCACTTCGAACGCTACGCTGTAAAGGTTACAAATTTGCTATCGTTGGCGGAAGGGCGTTAAAGGCATCAAGCAGGGATGAAACAGTCATGTAGAAAGCATGAAGAAGGCATAAGAAGGCATAAGAAGGCATAAGATGAACCGTTTGTCACACCATAATAAGGTAATCTATATATTGCACATTTAGGAGGAAAACAGATGGAGTTTCTAAAAGTTAGCCCGGAAGTACAACGCGCCCTAGACGAAGGTCAACCAGTCGTCGCTCTTGAGTCGACGATTATTTCCCACGGCTTTCCGTATCCGGAAAACGTCAAAATGGCGAAAGAAGTCGAGGGGGTCATTCGTGAAAATGGCGCTGTACCGGCGACGATCGCTATTTTAGACGGTAAAATTTGCGTCGGACTATCGGAGGACGAAATTAATGTACTCGCGACGTCGCCCGATGCGTTCAAAGCGAGCTACCGCGATTTGCCACGCGTGTTAGCGGGTAAAATGATCGGTGCAACGACTGTCGCTACGACGGCCTACGCCGCGCATTTAGCAGGTATTCGCTTCTTTGCGACCGGCGGACTCGGCGGCGTACACCGCGGCGTCAACGAAACATTCGACATCTCTGCTGATTTGCCAACGTTGACAAAAACGAAGGTATGTGTCGTTAGTGCTGGCGTGAAGTCCATCTTAGACGTTCCGAAAACGGTAGAGTACTTAGAAACGCTCGGCGTGCCCGTTTACGGTTATGAAACGGATCGCTACCCCGCGTTTTACACGCGCGATGCCGGCATTCCCGTCGAAAAAATTGCGAAAGACGAACTCGTGCAGTTACTGAAGACGCAAGACCAGCTAGATTTAGACTACGCGGTTTCTCTCGCTGTCCCGATTCCCGAGGAAGATGCACTCGATCCGGATTTCATCGAAAAAACGATCGCGGATGCGATTCGCGAGGCGGAACAAAAAGGTATAAGCGGCAAAGCAGCGACCCCCTTCCTACTCGCAACGATTAAGGAGAAGAGCGGCGGCAAAAGTGTGGACGCCAACATTGCGCTCGTGAAAAACAACGCAAAAGTAGCGGCGCAGCTCGCCGTCAGCTACCACCAGTCATGATTACAGTCGTTGGCGATTTAGTCGTTGACTTTTTGGTTAGTAAAGGCGCCACGAATTTTGCTACAGATACGGACGGGCGCATTCAGCTCCGTCCGGGCGGTCAGGCGAACAACGTCGCGCGCTTCGTCGCGTCCGAAGGGGCGCCGTGTCGTCTCATTGGAAAAGTAGGGAGTGACCCGCTCGGCACGTATCTCATTGACGAGGCAAGCAAACACGGAGTCGACTGTGAGGTCGCCAAAGATGCGGAAGTGGAGACAGGGAAAATTGTCATCTTGGTCGACGAGCAGACGGGTGAGCGGTCGATGATTACTGATCGCGGTGCGAACACGCGTTTAACGCCGGATGACCTCGTCGGTATTGAAAACAGCGACATCTTGTACATGTCCGGCTATGCGTTCTTTGAAGACAAGCCGCGCGAGGCGATGCGAGCGGCAAAAGAAGTCGCTCGCGAAGCGGGCATACCGGTCGCCCTCGACCCGAGCTCCACCTACTTTCTGCAACGACATAAAGAGGCATTTCTACAATTTTTGGACGGCGTCACGTTTTTGTTTCCGAGTTACGAGGAAGGGGTACTGTTGACGGGAGAGAAAGAGCCGCAAAAAATTGTCGCGGCACTAAGGAAATTCGTGCCGATGCCGGTTTTAACGTGCGGGGAGGAAGGGTGTTGGTTTTACCGCGATGGCTCTTATGTTGCGTTGCCCCCGCCCAAAGTGTCAGCCGTTGACACGACGGGTGCTGGAGATTCATTCGCTGGAAGTTTTCTCGCCACATATTGGCGTACGCGCGATGTGACGCAAGCCGCCAAACGCGCGGTAGAAGTTGCGGCACAGACGGTAACGTACGTCGGGGCGTTCAAGGATTGACCGAAACGATCCACCGTAAGGATTCACCGTGTGAAACGCGCGAGTTTTTGCTTCGGAGTTCGGTAGTGGAGACATTTTGTGACGTAGCGATACGTTTTTCGGTTCAGGCACTGGGGAATCCGTAAAGCTTCACTCTGGTAGCTGTTTTGAGACTATTGACGGTCAAACAGATGCTCGGGGTGGAGCCTTTTTTTATAATAGGAAGGGATTTATCAAAAATGACTGTTGTCCCAGCATCGCCCATGTTGGTATCGTCGTCTGGATACGATACAATAAAAGCGACACGAACGCGGCCTTACCATGCGGCCTTACCAAGTGGTTAGGGGGGGACACAGCTTGAAATTTTTCATTTCATATATGGTTTCTCTCTTGTTTTCAATGGTCGCACTTGTGTTGCCGTTTGTACACAAGATGATGTCTGACGGTTTTTTCTACTTTACCGTTATGTTGTCTATTGCGTTGTTCTTATTGGTTCCGCTATCATTTCTCGGGTGTGTGATAGCGGAACTCGTTTTTACCTTGAAAAAAGAGGACTTTACAAGTTTAAAATCCGGGACGCCAACGTATGTGTCGCTTGGGCTAGCTTTCGGTTTGCTAGTGGAATTAATTTTTTCCCAGCAATCGTATGTAGGTGAAAATATGTTTCTAGCGTTTGTTTATTTCGGTTTCGTATCGATCGTCGGATTGCTAGCGTTTTATTACACCCGCTATACGTTAGAAAAGAAACAGTCTAGCCTACCTCGTCAGTGAAGGGAGCGGGGAAGAAAGAGGGAAGGGGAAGTAACTATGCGACTGGTTCGTTTCACGACTGTTACTGTTACATAAATGAGATTGTTACATAATCCAACTAAAGGAGGGATGTGGTTTGCGATTTATATTGTCCTACTTGGCTTCGTTATTGTCAGCCGTTCTTACGCTTGTGATACCGGCTCTCGGAAATAGGAGTTTTGGTGAGTTGCTGGAAGGGTTATCCATCTACTTGACTTTTTTAATCCCGCTATCGTTCGTCGGGTGTATCTTTGGAGAAGCGCTGTTTGCGTGGAAAAGGGAGCAGGTGATGCGGATCACGAGTGGAGTCGTGTGGTACGTTTTTCTCGCTGTAGCGTATAGCTTTTTGTTCGTATTAGTTTTTTCAAGTTCAGGCGATTCCTTCGGGAATTTTTTATCGTCCGTAATGGCCTTTAGTATTTTGACGACGATTGGGGCGTTAGCGTTTTATTTTACTCGCTTGGTGTTTGAATGGGAATATGCACGACGCTAGTGATGTAAGAGTTAAGGGGCTAGACGCCCCTATTACGCGCGAGGATCATGGGACACTATGTGATTACCTTAAGGATGAGATCAATTAGAGGGTATTACATCGATAAAAAAGTGCTTCAGGTAAACAAAGGACAATAAGGGGGCGTATGAACGCCTTATTGAATCAGGATGCGCTTGCCAAAATCTAGGTGATTGACGATTTCGGTAGCTGCTTTTTCCCCTTCTCCGTTTAAGATATTTTCTACAATCCGCTGGTGATCTTCATAAGAGACGACGATACGCTCAGCATCTTTTCGCAAGACTTTAATCGCAATTTGATACAAACGGTCCTGAATTTGTTCAATGATGTTGATAATTTCTTTGTTATCGTACAGACGGACCAGCGTGAGATGAAATTCATAATCTTTGGCGACAAATCCTGTATAATCTCCAGTCTCCATATATTTTTTTTGCTCTGCAAGGTTTTGTCTGAGCAAGTAAATACCTTTTTCCGGTAATTGGGAAACTGCTAATTTTTTACCGACATACGATTCCAGTGCCATACGTAAATCATAAATGTCTACCGCTTTTTTGATAGATAGTTCTTCAACGACAATGCCTTGCTTTGGGGATTGTTTGACAAACCCCTCCGCTTCAAGGCGTTCTAGAGCAGAGCGGATTGGGGTTCTGCTCATATTCAGCCGTTCGACTAACGAACGTTCGGTTAAAAACTCCCCTGGTTCCAAGCTGCCTTTTAGGATTAAATTCCTTAATTCAATATAAGCTTTTTCCTTTAATGTCGGTTTGCTCAAATTATTTACTCCTTTACAGTCATCCATTCTCCCGGTCGATCGCAATTATTGGTTCCAGTGAAAAGAAAGTCATTCATTTGTAAAGTGCTGATCAATGATGAGGAGGCACGCTCATCTTAATAGTAGAAAATGGGAAGGATGTTCCAAATTAGATGCAAGGTGATGTAGCGATATTTCGCAAGGGACAACGATTTAAACAACCGTTGCCCCGACACCGAGCATCCGCAGCAGCTTCTCCCGCTCCACATACAACACTTGCGCCTCTTCCACACTCACCGCGCGGAACGTCACCGAACGGCCGGGCGGTCGTTGTGCTAAGAGCGGTAAATCGACGGATACGACGGTCGCGATGCGCGCGTAACCGCCAGTCGTCTGCCGGTCAGCCATTAGCACAATCGGTTCTCCGTTAGCCGGAACTTGAATCGTACCGAGTGCTACCGCGTCGGAGATGATGTCGGCGCCGGTTCGGTGGATCAGGCGCGGTCCTGTCAGTCGGTAGCCCATTCGATCGATATGCGGCGATACGGTGTACAGCTGTGTGAGAAACGTTTGTATGCTATCCGTAGTAAAATGGTCGTCGTCGGGACCGAGCACGACGCGAATAGCCCGATCTGCGTTGTAGTCGGGGATGTACGAAGGATGTAATGACCGGCTCGAGCGGCTGGGTGTCTTTTCTTTAACGCTGCGCCTGCCACGTCTACCACCATCAAGGGCGTGATTTGTGTCGTCCGTATGACCGACACCCGGTTCGTTAACAGCAACTCCACCGAATAGTACATCCCCCGTCTGCAACTTTCGCCCCTTCCATCCACCAAACTGCCCTTTGACATACGTCGCTTTACTGCCCATGACGACCGGCACGTCGATCCCGCCGCGTACGGTGACGTAGGCATATACGCCGCTTTTTGCTTGACCAAAGCTGAGCACTTGCCCCGCCTTGGCGCGAAACGACTGCCACAGCGGGAGTGGCACGCCGTCGAGTGCGGGCGACAAGTTGGCCCCGCATACTGCGAGTGTACAATCGCGAAGTAGGCGAAAATGTGGTCCGAGTAGGGCAATTTCCAACGCTGCTTCCTGGCGGTGATTGCCGACGAGTATGTTGCCGACCTGTAAGGCAAAGGGATCGATCGCCCCTGAAACAGCGACCCCGTATGGTTGGTAACCGTAACGGCCGACGTCTTGCACCGTAGTAAGGAGGCCGGGTTTTAGCACCTCTAGCAGCGGAGCGGGTGAGGTGTGCGCCGGTCGGGTTGTCTGGCCGCGGTGTCGTCTTTTACCGCTGTGAGCCGCTTGGCAGTTGTGTATGTGTACAGACCGATGTTTATGCGAGTAAGTAGCTTGACAGTTACGCGTGTGAACCGCTCGTTCTCGTTCGTTGCGGTTCATGCTACCCGTCAGCGGCGCGTTTATGTGATGTGCCATCTTACCGCCCCACCCGCTTAACCGCGATGTCGTGCGCCGCTAACGCGTGACGGAGCTTTTTGACAAACTGTACGGCGGACGGGTGATCGCCGTGCACACAAACCGTATCTGCTTGGATCGGAATAATTGTACCGTCGACGGCGTGTACCGTCCCTTCCTTCACTATGCGGACGACTTGCTGGAGGGCCGTGTCTGCGTCGCGAATGAGCGCGTGCGGATGTGTACGCGGAGTGAGTGTGCCGTCAGGCAGATACGTGCGGTCGGCGAACACCTCTTCGGCGACGGTGAGCCCGACGTCTGTTCCCGCTTTGGCTAAAGCGCTGCCGGATAAGGCGAATAAGATCAGTTCCCGATTGAAGTCGTAAACGGCTTGGGCAATCGCTGCGGCTATTTCGGTGTCTGTCGCAGCCGTGTGATAAAGGGCGCCGTGCGGTTTCACGTGATGGAGGGGCGTTTGCTGTACTGTGGCAAACGCTTGTAGTGCCCCGACCTGATAAAGGACGGAGTTGTAGACGTCGCCTGCGGCAATTTGCATCGGGCGGCGTCCAAAACCGATGAGATCTGGCAGTCCTGGATGCGCTCCCAACCCGACGCCTTGTGCGATTGCCAACGCCACCGTGCGGCGCATGACGTTGTGGTCGCCCGCGTGGTAGCCACAGGCGATGTTTGCCGACGTGACAAACGGTAACACTTTCTCGTCTCGCCCGATTTTGTAAGCGCCGAAGCTCTCTCCGACATCACTGTTTAAATCGACACTGTACGCCATTCGACCGACCCCCATCCCGTTTTTTTTTCAGCTCTTACCCCTATTTTTTCCGTGCGTCTTATCCCCGTGTGCTCATCCCCCGCGTGAGTGGTGCCACGCTTCGATGCGCGGTCTGTACGAACCTTCGCTTACGGCGTGTGCAATGTCGGCAAATTCGCTAGTAGAAATCGGGATAAACCGCAAATAGTTTCCCGCTTTAAGTAACATTGGCGGTGTTCGCCCCGCATCGAACAATTTTAACGGCGTGCGCCCGACAATGCGCCAACCACCGGGGGATGCTAGCGAGTAGATGCCTGTTTGCTCCCCGGCAATGCCGACGGAACCGGCCGGTACGTCTGTCCGCGGGTTAGCGAGGCGCGGCGTGGCGATGTCGCGGGACATGCCCCCTAAATAAGGAAAACCGGGCGTAAAGCCGATCATGTAAACAAAATAAAGCGTTCCTGCGTGTATGTCGATGACCGTTTGCTCATCCAAGCTATTATGCTGGGCGACGGCCGGGAGATCCGGCCCCATGTCGCCGCCGTAACACGTCGGAATGTCGATGATTAGCGCTGGTGGCTGTTCGGCGTGTGCTAATCGCTGACAAAGCTGATGCATTATATTGCACAGTTCGCTGTAAGTAAGCGTATACGGGTCATAATACAAGGAAAGTGACGTATAGGTGGACACCCATTCGACGACACCGCTAATTTTTTCTGTTTCCAATAGAGCGGACATGGCACGGATGATCGCGTTCGTTTCCTCTGAAATCGTATGTCCGAATTGCATGTGTAGACCGCAATCGCCTAACGGCTTAATTTGAAACATACTCGTTCACCACGCGTTTTTGCTAGTTACATCATGTGTAACGTAAAACAACTTGGGCGGGCTAGTCATTAAACGCCCGGATGGAAGGAGCAACAACATTTTGGTATAATCAAACAAATGGGACCAACACATGGACGCAGCGCATCCCGCAAGCAGTTGGTTTGCTCTTATTATCGTATGCAGTTCCGGTGGAGAATTAGTATAACGCACGACACGCGACGAGATCACATGTGTTCCCGATGTGGTCGGCCACATAAGCGTACGCATCCACCGACCGACGCTTTCATTTAAGGGGGCGATGCCGCACGTAGAGTCCCGCACTTTTCTGCAATGGGACCTGTTTTTTTAAGGGGTTGGTTCAGTGAAAGGTACAAAAGTTTTTTTTATCGTGGTAGCCACAATCATTTTGATGAAATTACCTGTCGTCGGACCGTTTCTGCGCGTGTTTGACACGATGATTCACGAAACGGGTCACGCGTTAACTGTGCTAATGACGAACGGGACCGTCTACCGCATTGAGCTGTTTTCCAATACGGAAGGCGTGACGGTGGCGAGTGCGTTCTCGTTTTGGGGGCGATTGTGGACAGGGCTCGCCGGATATGTGTTTTCTTCCGTCGCAGCAGTTGTTTTTGCCTTTTTATGGCGGATGAAAAAGTATAAAACATTCCTTAGCATATTACTCATTTTTGCCACTGCTAACCTCGTCTTATGGGTACGCAACTTTTATGGCATTGTGTGGTTGGTCGTTTTTATCGCGCTTTTAGTCGTGCTGCTAAGGCAAAAAGAAACAGACAACTTTGCGACGATTACGTTAGCCTTGCTGACGTTGCAACTCACTAGTTCGGTACTGTCTGCGTTTGACATTTTTTATCTCAGTTTATTTCGCGCCCATGCGGCGGGCGATGCGACGATATTAAAACAATTGACCGGGATCCCGACGTTTTTGTGGGGCGTCCTCTTTTTGGTGCAAGCGGTGGTGCTCGGTTATTTAGCAATTAAACTGATCGTTCCAAGATCGCAACCGCGTCCACAGACGGCTGAACCAGCGGATCCGTTTTATACGGAGTAATGCCCGTCACTTGCGCGAGAATTTTATCGGCAGTTCCGCGGGCACTTTACCGGTGGTTCCCATAAGTAACTAGACTGTACGATGCGGAGTAGTCGCAGATGGCATTGGAAGGCATGACAACATCTAGTCTAAAAAACCATCTTTACTATTGATGAAGCATTTAAACGCTTTAAGCGGTTTTAAAGAAGGGCTTCTCGTAAATACAACTGAACAAGGAGGGAGCCGTTACTGGAAAACACGCAACCGCTTGTAAGTTTTTCGTAACGGATGAGGATGGCATTTGAAATAAAACGGTACCCAGAATGGTCGTTTTCCCAGTCGCGGGAGCAAATGTTTCAGGAATGTTTGCGGAAGTACTACTATCATTACTATGCCTCGCACAACGGTTGGTTAGTAGAATTAGCTACCCCACTACAAATGAAGGCCTACCGCCTGAAGCAAATGACGAATCTTTACTTACTTTTTGGTACTGCTGTCCACCGTGCCTGTGAACACGTGATCGATCAATGGGTCACTCACAACGTATTGCCAACACTTACCACCTTGCATGACGGTGTTAGATTGATGTTGAACCGCGCATATGTCCAATCGTTGGATCAGCAGCTGTGGAAAAAGCAGCCGAAGCGACAGAACATGCTCGTGGAAATGTATTATGACGGGGGCATCCGTCAGGAAAAAATCGACCGCATCAAAGAGCGGCAGCACAGCTGTCTCGAAAACTTGTTGGCGAGTCGGACACTCTCCGAACTGACTAAATCTAACGAGATGAAAGTCGTTGAACGAGAAAAAATGAATACGATGCTTGTGGACGAGACGAAAGTATATGTGAAAATAGACTTGCTGTATCGACGAGATTGGGAGAATGTCGTCATCGTCGATTGGAAGACGGGAAGGGTAAACGGAAGCGACGACGAGCAGCTTTTTTTATACGCTCTTTACGTGCATGAGAATTATAGTGTTCCTTTTGAAAATATGGAATTACGAACGGAATACTTGCTAAGTGGCAAAAGTCGCTCGATCGACGTTACCGCACAGCAAATCGAAGAAGTGAAAGATCACATCAAACAGAGCGTGGCAGAAATGAAGGGATTATTAGCCGATGAGTATTGGAATCGGCCGAAAGAGATGTCACAGTTCACCCCACAACCGTCCCAGCGCACGTGCCGTTACTGTAACTTCCGGGAAATCTGTGATGACGCTATTTAGGATGAGATGAGAAAACTTTGAGAATATGAATTTCCTCGAAATTAGTGTGTCGCCCGCCCGTGGCGTTAGCGGATGGGAATTTTGTGTTGGATATTGGAGTTAAAAATGTTATGGTAAGAGATGTGTCAAAAATACATAGTTAGAAAGGTTCGAAAGGGCGGAAATCGATGGGGAAACGATTTTTATTCGGGCTAATCGCGTTGGCGCTGCTACTGTTTGTAGGTTGTAGCAAAAATGACGCGGCCCCGAAGGATGTAGACAAGGAAAAAGAAGTGACGGAAAAGGAGAAATCGAAGGATAAGGAAAAAGAGGAAAAGGCAAAAAAGGAAGATTCAGCGGGTAATCGCGACGGTGACAGTGACGAAGATGCTGACGACGCTAGCGAGGGAGACGACGCGGACGAGGAGGAAGACGACAAGTCCGCTGAAAATAAACCCAATACGGAAACACCTGAGTGGAAAGATATTTCGTCCGTTGACGAGTTGTTAAGTGACGGAGAATTTGACGTGAAAGTCATGGAGATTGGCGTGTCGCCAGACGTCGCAAAGGAAATGGACAAAATCACGAAGAAATTCGAAGCGAGTGTTGCCAAGGATCCGCAATGGTTCAACGATTATATGAAAAAGCATCACCCGAACCCGCTGCCCTACCACAAAAACTTTGGTATAACGAAAGAAGAGTACGAGCAAATTTTGAAGTTAGACGAACTGTCGACTCTTAACCAAACGGGTAAGGGTAAGATTACGGTGAAAAAGTCGGCGAATCAAATCGTCATTAAAGGTACGGATACAGGCCTAATCGACAATATCGCGATTGATCTAAAGAAAGACACAGTGAAGACGGATCTTGGAGAGCTCGAGCGCGGTAAGGATTTGAAAGCCTCCCCCGATCAAAAAATTACGGGTCCTTGGAACGCTTTCTATTGGAAGCTGGAAGATGCAAATATTGACATGAGCAAGATGGACCTTAGTAACATCGACGAAAACACAGAAGTGAAGTCGGTGAAGCTCAACATTGGCCAGTTGGAAGAAACGAAAGAGACGATCATCTTGTTGCAATATAAGGAACTAAAAGACGGCGGGCAAGCCTCTAAAGATGAAATGATCATCTTTTAACAACATATTACACAGCCCAAACAGTTAACGACAAACTGTGAGCGGCCCCTCGTTCTCACATGCGTACACTGAATAAAGGTACGAAAAAATGGGAGCGAGGGGTCGCTTTTTTTTTGATCGGCCACGGTAACCATTTTGGGGACATCTGTTGTTGCGGCAGGAAACACATAAGACGCGCGCTGGCGCGACAGTTACCGTAAAGTGGGGGAAAACGGTACTCGGTAAGGCGAATACGGACAAAAAAGAGAACTTCACGGTGAAAATAAAGGCGCAAAAGGCGGGCGCAATCTTGGCAGTGACTGCAAAGGCTGCTGAGACGAAACTGGTGAAAAGCCAAACGAGCAAGACGGCGATAGTGAAAATAAAATTAAAAGTAAAAGTGAAAGCTATCAGATCATGTCACAAAACGTGAAGTATCATAAAAACAGTTTTCATACATGGAACCTTTCTTTCCCGCGGGACGTCTTATTTAGGAGAAACAATATGGGAAGAATAGTATAAGACGTTTCGCGGACCATTTTTCTGTGGATCTGTTATCGTCCGATCGAAGACTGTTACCTTTTGATAACCTATTTTTGTTAAAAAGAAGTACTTTTTGTGAACTTACAATTTCGCAGGCGAATGATTTTGTCGAACTGGACGTCATTTGAATCTTACGCCACAAAAAAAACGTTATAATATGTGATATGACATTAAGTGACAAATAAGAAGCAACAACAACGGGAGCGAAAACGATGAAAAAGATTAGTTTTATATTATTATCTGGCGGTATTGGCACGCGGATGAAGATGAACGTTCCGAAGCAATTTTTATTACTCGGGGGAAAACCGACGATCGTGCACGTCTTGGAAAAGCTAGAAACGATAGAACAAATAAGTGAGATTATAATTCCTTCACCGGAAAACCACCTGTTTGAAACGAAGCGAATTATTAAGAGTTACCAGTTTACCAAACCGATTAAAGTGATTGAAGGGGGTGGCACGCGGCAAGAATCGACGTATTTTGCATTAAAACACGTGACAAATGACACGGTCGTCGTTCATGAAGCTGTGAGACCTTTCGTTACGAAGGATGAGTTCATGAAACTGATCAACTGTCCAGACGAAAACGCAACCTACGGACTCGATATTCCGTTTACCGTGCTCGAAGGTAGTGCGTACATCGAGAAAAACTTGGAACGCGACAAGCTGATCAACATACAGTTACCGCAGAAATTTAATGCAAAGGCGTTCCTTGCCGCCCACGAACAGGCCCGCGCGGAGGGAGAACATTTTACCGAAGACGCAAGTCTATTTTTCAAATACAACGGCGGCAAAATTAAAGTTCTCGAAGGAACCGAGTACAATATTAAAATTACGAAGCCGCTCGATCGAAAAATTGCCGAAATTATCTACAGCGACTTTGTGTTGGGGAGGAGCAAATTATCATGAAAACGTGTATTGTAACAGGTGCGAGCCGCGGGATCGGACGAGCCATCGCCATAACCTTAAGTCAGCGGGACGACATCGCCAACATTGTGTTACTGGCGCGTAGTCAGAAAGGGTTGGACGAGACGGTCAAACTGATGAACCCGAACAAGAACATTTACGCCGATAGCATCGATCTAACAAACTATGATCACGTCGAAAAAAAAGTAGCGGCAATCGGGAAAGAGTTCGGGACGATCGATTTACTGCTGAACGTCCAAGGGTATGCGGAACCGAAGTCTTTGCTGGAAACGACGGTCGATAACTGGGAGACGACGTACAAAGTTAACGTCCACTCCGTGTTTCTACTCACGCGAGAAGTCGTGAAATACATGAAAAAGACCGGCGGAAAGATTTTAAATGTCGCTTCGACGGCGGGTTCTAGTTCGCGCCCCGGTTGGCTCGCTTATGCTTCTTCTAAAGCGGCGATCATTAGTATGTCACAAACGTTGTCAGACGAGTTAATGGAGTACGGGATCAAAGTGTACTGTGTGTCTCCGGGAAGATGTGCGACAGAATTGCGCAGAACGCTCGCGCCTGACGAAGATCAATCGAAAATTATGCAGCCCGAGCACGTCGCCGAAGTCGTGAACAGCTTAATTTCCGAGTACGGCATGTGCTTAGACGGGCAAAACGTCGTCATTCGACAGCAGCCTCTCTTACAGACCGTCCATGCCACGGACGTTTCCGAAGTAGAAGAGTCCGGGCTAAAAACAAAAGAATCGGTTGTCGGTTAAGCGAGCGAAATGAATCGCGAGGGATTAATCCTACGTGAACGGGGGGATTGATCCCCTTCTTTGTAAAAAAATAAAAAAACTGTCCATGAAACATCCCGCTTCATCGTGTGGTGCGGGTGTTTTTACTATTAGCCGGACTGTTAGTCCCGATGACCGTCTCCTGTTCTGCCGTCCTCGCATTGCGAAACGCGGGAAGATACTATAAGATAAATCCGTCAGCGAAGATGTTCCCCGTATCGTGAGAAGTGGGGGT is a window from the Numidum massiliense genome containing:
- a CDS encoding IspD/TarI family cytidylyltransferase, whose amino-acid sequence is MKKISFILLSGGIGTRMKMNVPKQFLLLGGKPTIVHVLEKLETIEQISEIIIPSPENHLFETKRIIKSYQFTKPIKVIEGGGTRQESTYFALKHVTNDTVVVHEAVRPFVTKDEFMKLINCPDENATYGLDIPFTVLEGSAYIEKNLERDKLINIQLPQKFNAKAFLAAHEQARAEGEHFTEDASLFFKYNGGKIKVLEGTEYNIKITKPLDRKIAEIIYSDFVLGRSKLS
- a CDS encoding SDR family oxidoreductase; protein product: MKTCIVTGASRGIGRAIAITLSQRDDIANIVLLARSQKGLDETVKLMNPNKNIYADSIDLTNYDHVEKKVAAIGKEFGTIDLLLNVQGYAEPKSLLETTVDNWETTYKVNVHSVFLLTREVVKYMKKTGGKILNVASTAGSSSRPGWLAYASSKAAIISMSQTLSDELMEYGIKVYCVSPGRCATELRRTLAPDEDQSKIMQPEHVAEVVNSLISEYGMCLDGQNVVIRQQPLLQTVHATDVSEVEESGLKTKESVVG